A region from the Candidatus Binatia bacterium genome encodes:
- a CDS encoding tyrosine-protein phosphatase, giving the protein MQRVIDLEGCLNFRDLGGYPTDDGRRVRWRRAFRADGLHLLTPSDVDRIRDELEIRDVIDLRSTAERRADVGRPLDAVDEIQVHHTPLFDGDMSNRRDSRGADLNLSDRYVALAGLAKKPIAQALQVIAGSTGSAVYHCAAGKDRTGVVSALLLGVLGVRNDVIVADYAATKENLDRIIDRLTNTPGYETIHGELPPETLHAEPETMIGFLDGIEREYGSVADYARAAGVPAQGIDTLRAELLEDA; this is encoded by the coding sequence GTGCAACGCGTCATCGACCTCGAAGGATGTCTGAACTTCCGCGACCTCGGTGGCTATCCCACCGACGATGGGCGCCGTGTCCGCTGGCGCCGCGCCTTCCGGGCCGACGGACTCCACCTACTCACACCGAGCGACGTCGACAGGATCCGTGACGAGCTTGAGATCCGCGACGTGATCGACCTGCGTTCCACAGCCGAGCGACGCGCAGACGTCGGACGGCCGCTCGATGCCGTGGACGAGATCCAGGTACACCACACGCCGCTGTTCGACGGCGACATGTCGAATCGTCGCGATTCGAGAGGTGCCGACCTCAACCTCTCCGATCGCTACGTTGCCCTCGCCGGCCTCGCCAAGAAGCCGATCGCGCAGGCCCTGCAGGTCATCGCGGGCTCCACTGGAAGCGCCGTCTATCACTGCGCCGCCGGGAAAGACCGCACCGGCGTGGTTTCCGCCCTCCTCCTCGGCGTTCTCGGCGTCCGGAACGACGTCATCGTCGCGGACTACGCCGCAACCAAGGAGAACCTCGATCGGATCATCGATCGCCTGACGAACACTCCCGGATACGAGACCATCCACGGAGAGCTACCTCCCGAGACCCTCCACGCCGAGCCCGAGACGATGATCGGGTTCCTCGACGGCATCGAGCGAGAGTACGGATCCGTGGCCGACTACGCGCGCGCCGCCGGCGTCCCCGCGCAAGGCATCGACACCCTCCGGGCCGAACTCCTCGAAGACGCATGA
- a CDS encoding DUF4215 domain-containing protein produces MNLFGEKHLVPRSVAAAVLMAGFVCMSVLPAAAQPSADWRDYHYIALNEMDLGANNNLRGNYAVLNPGGDITVQNGAVQLSGSSTRYIVADTITMAGNASVVDVYYNTALNLAPTSEIRGAKHPGQPFPLVIGNLPPIPPAVFDNCTLSASKLVVPVDGAATVDAGCHGELEAKKGSTVTLSGGVYNFKSWDIKDQVNITATAPSTIYIRQNLRTQQNTNIQPNSGNPDDLAFFVGADSNKKSTIQGFNLFIGTLIDTNDSELNIRKQTVVVGTVAAIKVKIRSIHEDRIPACGDDLVDAGETCDPPGDFFPPTGNVCRGDCTFCGDNIQQAGEFCDDGNANNLDSCRNDCTFCGDGQVQAQFGEFCDDGNNDNNDACSNTCTPTPLCGDGVVQSPEQCDDGNLVNTDSCRNNCTFPECGDGIVDPLEACDDGNANNNDSCRNDCTFCGDDVVQAQHGEQCDDGNNSNADACDNNCQFTSCGDGVVQLPEACDDGNNNNNDSCRNDCTFCGDGAIQPPEFCDDGNSNNNDACRNDCTTQPACGNGVVEGTEFCDDGNSNDTDSCRNDCTACGDEVLQAGETCDDGNDVDTDSCRNSCTFCGDAVQQAGEFCDDGDGNNNDSCRTDCTACGDGAVQVGFGEQCDDGNTNNADACRNDCTPVSEECGNGIVETGEFCDDGDANNFNACRNDCTACGDAVVQSGESCDDGNNVNDDSCRNDCSFCGDGLTQSGETCDPPGGLVGPIPSECRGSCDFCGDGITQIVLGETCDDGNNNDLDSCGNSCLPGVVIQSCGNGILDAGETCDDGNKIDTDGCRNSCNFCGDGEDQPGEECDDGNTVDDDSCSNSCELPFCGDGNIDPGENCDGSDGCRDDCTQCGDGELQLEEQCDDGNSNNGDSCRNDCTSPLCGDGNLDDGETCDDGNAVNTDACRNDCNYCGDGEVQFGENCDDGNDDNTDSCRNDCTFCGDGEVQTQFGETCDDGNDDDFDACLTSCLPPASPPAPEDDLICPKRPWGKKSGFIGNIPNRGSGVPSMRLPIPRLSGG; encoded by the coding sequence ATGAATCTGTTTGGCGAGAAGCACCTTGTGCCCCGCAGTGTCGCGGCCGCAGTTCTCATGGCTGGGTTCGTCTGCATGAGCGTTCTGCCCGCTGCGGCGCAGCCGTCGGCCGATTGGCGCGATTATCACTACATCGCACTGAACGAGATGGATCTCGGGGCGAACAACAATCTGCGCGGAAACTACGCGGTCCTGAATCCGGGCGGCGACATCACCGTGCAGAATGGTGCGGTCCAGCTCTCCGGCTCGTCGACGAGGTACATCGTGGCCGACACGATCACGATGGCGGGCAACGCTTCTGTCGTCGATGTCTACTACAACACCGCGCTGAATCTTGCGCCGACTTCGGAGATCCGCGGCGCCAAGCATCCGGGACAGCCGTTCCCGCTGGTGATCGGCAACCTCCCGCCGATCCCGCCGGCCGTTTTCGACAACTGCACACTCTCGGCCTCGAAGTTAGTGGTCCCGGTCGACGGGGCCGCCACGGTCGATGCTGGCTGTCACGGTGAGCTCGAGGCCAAGAAGGGCTCGACGGTCACGCTCTCGGGCGGCGTCTACAACTTCAAGAGCTGGGACATCAAGGACCAGGTCAACATCACGGCTACGGCTCCTTCGACGATCTACATTCGACAGAACCTTCGGACGCAGCAGAATACGAATATCCAGCCGAACTCCGGAAATCCGGATGACCTCGCGTTCTTCGTCGGCGCGGACAGCAACAAGAAGTCCACGATTCAGGGCTTCAACCTGTTCATCGGTACCCTGATCGATACGAACGACAGCGAGCTGAACATCCGCAAGCAGACCGTCGTGGTCGGCACCGTTGCCGCCATCAAGGTCAAGATACGCAGCATCCACGAAGATCGGATCCCGGCCTGCGGCGACGATCTGGTGGATGCCGGTGAGACGTGTGACCCGCCGGGAGATTTCTTCCCGCCGACCGGCAACGTCTGCCGCGGGGACTGCACGTTCTGTGGCGACAACATCCAACAGGCCGGCGAGTTCTGCGACGACGGCAATGCGAACAATCTCGATTCCTGCCGCAACGATTGCACGTTCTGCGGCGACGGTCAGGTCCAGGCGCAGTTCGGCGAGTTCTGCGACGACGGGAACAACGATAACAACGATGCGTGCAGCAATACTTGTACACCGACCCCGCTCTGCGGAGACGGCGTCGTTCAATCTCCTGAGCAGTGCGACGACGGGAACCTCGTCAACACGGATTCCTGCCGCAACAACTGCACCTTCCCTGAGTGTGGCGACGGCATCGTCGATCCGCTCGAGGCGTGCGACGACGGGAATGCGAACAATAACGATTCCTGCCGCAACGATTGCACGTTCTGCGGCGACGACGTCGTGCAGGCGCAGCACGGCGAGCAGTGCGACGACGGCAACAACAGCAATGCCGACGCCTGCGACAACAACTGCCAATTCACGAGCTGCGGCGACGGTGTGGTTCAGCTGCCCGAGGCCTGTGACGATGGGAACAACAACAACAACGATTCCTGCCGGAACGACTGCACGTTCTGCGGCGACGGGGCGATCCAGCCGCCCGAGTTCTGCGACGACGGGAACAGCAACAACAACGACGCCTGCCGCAACGACTGCACCACGCAGCCGGCTTGTGGCAACGGCGTAGTCGAGGGCACCGAGTTCTGCGACGACGGCAACAGCAATGACACGGACTCCTGCCGCAACGACTGCACCGCCTGTGGTGATGAGGTTCTGCAGGCCGGTGAGACGTGTGATGACGGCAACGATGTCGACACCGACAGCTGTCGCAATAGCTGCACGTTCTGTGGCGATGCCGTTCAGCAGGCCGGGGAGTTCTGCGACGACGGCGACGGCAACAACAATGACTCCTGCCGTACCGATTGCACGGCCTGTGGCGACGGCGCCGTTCAGGTCGGCTTTGGCGAGCAGTGCGATGATGGCAACACCAACAATGCCGATGCCTGTCGGAACGACTGTACCCCAGTTTCGGAAGAGTGCGGCAACGGTATCGTCGAGACCGGCGAGTTCTGCGATGACGGTGATGCCAACAACTTCAATGCCTGTCGCAATGACTGCACGGCTTGTGGGGACGCAGTCGTCCAGTCGGGCGAAAGCTGCGACGATGGCAACAACGTCAACGATGACAGTTGTCGCAACGACTGCAGCTTCTGTGGCGACGGTCTGACCCAGTCCGGAGAGACCTGTGATCCTCCGGGTGGTCTCGTTGGGCCGATTCCGAGCGAATGTCGCGGCTCCTGCGACTTCTGCGGCGACGGCATCACCCAGATCGTTCTCGGTGAGACCTGTGACGATGGCAACAACAACGACCTCGATTCCTGCGGCAACTCCTGCCTGCCGGGCGTCGTGATCCAGTCGTGCGGCAATGGCATTCTGGACGCGGGTGAGACCTGCGACGACGGCAACAAGATCGATACGGACGGTTGTCGGAACAGCTGCAACTTCTGCGGTGACGGCGAAGACCAGCCGGGTGAGGAGTGCGACGATGGCAATACCGTCGACGACGATTCGTGTTCCAACTCCTGCGAGCTCCCGTTCTGTGGCGATGGCAACATCGACCCGGGCGAGAACTGTGACGGCAGCGATGGTTGCCGCGACGACTGCACCCAATGCGGCGATGGTGAGCTGCAGCTCGAAGAGCAGTGTGACGACGGCAACAGCAACAACGGCGACTCCTGCCGGAACGATTGCACGTCGCCGCTGTGTGGTGACGGCAACCTAGACGACGGTGAGACCTGCGACGACGGGAACGCGGTGAACACCGATGCCTGCCGGAACGACTGCAACTACTGCGGTGACGGCGAGGTGCAGTTCGGCGAGAACTGCGATGATGGGAACGACGACAACACGGATTCCTGTCGAAACGATTGTACGTTCTGCGGTGACGGTGAAGTCCAGACGCAGTTCGGCGAGACGTGTGACGATGGGAACGATGATGACTTCGACGCCTGTCTCACGAGCTGTCTGCCGCCCGCGTCGCCGCCTGCGCCGGAAGACGACCTGATCTGCCCCAAGCGCCCTTGGGGCAAGAAGAGTGGTTTCATCGGAAACATCCCGAACCGGGGCTCCGGTGTGCCGAGCATGAGATTGCCGATACCGAGACTGTCGGGCGGCTGA
- a CDS encoding M20/M25/M40 family metallo-hydrolase, which produces MSKGPADCIRHLRDYIAIPSVNPMRSDRVPADLAGERRYAEHIEAQLRRIGLDAIVIGKGDRASVVAEARVAGAVDTVLIASHLDTVPVEGMEIDPFDPRIEGNRLYGRGSCDTKAGMAAAIVALEKLLAEGRLRRNVILVGEADEECGSLGVADVLEHLGTRRPDWTLATEPTGMELITHHKGVGRAELRAEGVACHSSDPTLGHSAIVDIAKAVVVLDELAKKLKRRVDPRLGPATLSVGLIGGGQAANVVPPDAWLQLDRRLLPGESIETFSAEIRSALLEAGLDKVQLTGASVEKPALATDAESPPVRACQEALAAIGLSTAPAIAAFGTDAGVFAEHDLPGVVFGPGSINNAHTAREYVEISQVEQATEFYLALLGG; this is translated from the coding sequence ATGAGCAAAGGACCAGCCGACTGCATTCGTCACCTGAGAGACTACATCGCGATCCCCTCCGTAAACCCGATGCGCAGCGACCGGGTCCCGGCCGATCTCGCCGGGGAGCGCCGCTACGCTGAGCACATCGAAGCGCAGCTCCGGCGCATCGGCCTCGACGCGATTGTCATCGGGAAGGGAGACCGTGCGAGCGTCGTGGCCGAGGCGCGCGTCGCAGGCGCGGTCGACACCGTGTTGATCGCCTCCCACCTGGACACCGTGCCGGTCGAAGGCATGGAGATCGATCCGTTTGATCCCAGAATCGAGGGGAACCGTCTCTACGGGCGCGGCTCGTGCGACACCAAGGCGGGGATGGCCGCGGCGATCGTCGCTCTCGAGAAGCTCCTCGCCGAGGGGCGCCTGCGCCGCAACGTGATCCTCGTCGGAGAGGCCGACGAGGAGTGCGGCAGCCTGGGAGTAGCCGACGTCCTCGAGCATCTGGGCACGAGGCGACCCGATTGGACGCTTGCGACCGAACCGACCGGCATGGAACTCATCACGCATCACAAGGGGGTCGGACGCGCCGAGCTTCGAGCCGAGGGCGTCGCCTGTCACAGCTCCGACCCGACGCTCGGTCATAGCGCGATCGTCGATATCGCCAAGGCGGTGGTGGTGCTGGACGAACTCGCGAAGAAGCTCAAGAGGCGCGTCGACCCGCGGCTCGGACCCGCGACCCTCTCGGTCGGCCTAATCGGGGGCGGACAGGCCGCGAATGTCGTCCCACCGGATGCCTGGCTACAGCTCGATCGGCGCCTCCTGCCGGGCGAGTCCATCGAGACGTTCAGCGCCGAGATCCGTTCCGCCCTTCTCGAAGCGGGGCTCGACAAGGTCCAGCTCACCGGAGCCTCCGTCGAGAAACCGGCCCTCGCAACCGACGCGGAATCCCCGCCCGTTCGAGCCTGTCAGGAAGCCCTCGCGGCCATCGGCCTTTCGACCGCACCGGCGATCGCCGCCTTCGGAACCGATGCCGGCGTCTTCGCAGAACACGACCTTCCCGGCGTGGTGTTCGGGCCCGGAAGCATCAACAACGCCCACACGGCGCGGGAGTACGTGGAAATCTCACAGGTCGAGCAGGCGACGGAGTTCTACCTCGCGCTCCTCGGCGGCTGA
- a CDS encoding dicarboxylate/amino acid:cation symporter yields the protein MEREPLALHWKILIGLAAGLVVGLVLNVVGGSLDGAVGDDGVDRWLIDFFVALNGFVGDLFLRALRFIAVPIVLFSLIVGASSLSDLSKIGRIGGKTVVIYLGTTALAISTGLLLANIVQPGHFVSEAVRNQMASQGTAEALAMMENAAAPNLWQTMLDIVPRNPARALADGKMLQIVFLALAIGVGLTRIAPEKSKPIIAFFEGMTDVILQIVQAIMRVAPYAVFSLLVEVLATMGLDVLGALVVYSFVVIGGLGIMMFIVYPTILRLLSGMSPAKFFPAIAPAQLLAFSSSSSSATLPVTLECVEERLGVKEEITSFVIPLGATINMDGTALYQGVAALFIAQLYGVELSFSQQITIILTATLASIGTAGVPGVGLVMLIIVLQSVGMSPEIMASGIAIIFGVDRLLDMCRTACNVTGDCMVAAVIDASEGRKAS from the coding sequence ATGGAGAGGGAGCCGCTGGCACTGCACTGGAAGATTCTGATCGGGTTGGCGGCTGGGTTGGTCGTCGGGCTGGTCTTGAATGTCGTCGGTGGCTCGCTCGATGGCGCCGTGGGGGACGACGGGGTCGATCGCTGGCTGATCGACTTTTTCGTCGCGCTGAACGGCTTCGTTGGTGATCTGTTCCTCCGGGCGCTCCGGTTCATCGCGGTGCCCATCGTCCTGTTCTCGCTGATCGTCGGGGCCAGCAGTCTGAGCGATCTGTCGAAGATCGGGCGGATCGGGGGCAAAACCGTGGTGATCTACCTCGGCACGACCGCCCTCGCGATCAGTACAGGACTTCTCCTCGCGAACATCGTGCAGCCCGGCCACTTCGTGAGCGAAGCGGTGCGCAACCAGATGGCATCGCAGGGCACGGCCGAGGCGCTCGCCATGATGGAGAACGCCGCGGCGCCGAATCTCTGGCAGACGATGCTCGACATCGTGCCGCGGAATCCGGCGCGAGCGCTCGCCGACGGGAAGATGCTCCAGATCGTCTTCCTGGCACTCGCGATCGGTGTCGGTCTCACCCGCATCGCCCCCGAGAAGTCGAAACCGATCATCGCGTTCTTTGAAGGGATGACCGACGTGATCCTGCAGATCGTGCAGGCGATCATGCGGGTGGCGCCGTACGCAGTGTTTTCGCTACTCGTCGAGGTTCTCGCCACGATGGGTCTCGACGTCCTCGGCGCTCTCGTCGTCTACAGCTTCGTCGTGATCGGCGGTCTCGGGATCATGATGTTCATCGTCTACCCGACGATTCTGCGGCTGCTTTCCGGAATGTCTCCGGCAAAGTTCTTCCCGGCGATCGCGCCGGCGCAGCTGCTCGCGTTCTCGAGTTCGAGCTCGTCGGCGACGCTGCCTGTCACCCTCGAATGCGTCGAGGAGCGGCTAGGCGTGAAGGAGGAGATCACGAGCTTCGTGATCCCCCTGGGTGCGACGATCAACATGGACGGAACCGCGCTGTACCAGGGCGTCGCCGCCCTTTTCATTGCCCAGCTCTACGGCGTGGAGCTGAGTTTCTCGCAGCAGATCACCATCATTCTCACGGCGACGCTGGCTTCGATCGGAACGGCGGGTGTGCCCGGTGTGGGCCTCGTGATGCTGATCATCGTTCTGCAGAGTGTCGGGATGTCGCCCGAGATCATGGCGAGCGGCATCGCGATCATCTTCGGCGTCGATCGGCTCCTCGATATGTGCCGCACCGCTTGCAACGTGACGGGCGACTGCATGGTCGCAGCCGTCATCGATGCCAGCGAAGGCCGAAAGGCCTCGTAG
- a CDS encoding ferredoxin: MKIVVDYDRCEANAVCMQVCPEVFEVKEDDNLYMSTETPDESLRTKVEEAVRRCPRQAIALEET, encoded by the coding sequence ATGAAGATCGTAGTCGATTACGACCGTTGTGAAGCCAATGCGGTCTGCATGCAGGTCTGCCCGGAAGTCTTCGAGGTGAAGGAGGACGACAACCTCTACATGTCGACCGAAACCCCCGACGAAAGCCTCCGCACCAAGGTCGAAGAGGCCGTCAGGCGCTGCCCCCGCCAAGCCATCGCCCTAGAAGAAACCTGA
- a CDS encoding VCBS repeat-containing protein, with the protein MKIAHLARNVLLAGCATALVVACQSEAPKPAKTEKKAAPAAAKPAPKPPAAKAPPTTPPPQPRREALDGGPYPALLVSQAQFIDGPKGPVPGPAKLTIVRETPDGWVTSVVEDPDSNVFHKAMMYGDSILTIGANKAMLKTWTFADGAWKEETHWNPTFGGKFDRLRDVEMADVDGDGQIELVIATHDQGEIVIVHPDEEWRVEKIDAQTNTFVHEIELGDVDGDGALEIFATPSKPNKLDQEQPGEVSMYKRGEDGSWTKSIVDAPGDTHAKEILAANPDAEGPSELYIVWEGAMKKGQLVRPVTIKEYRMKDGAWESTVVTTVPDRQMRAIASGDVNADGKIDMVAGGLGSGLWLFEQGDDGWTKTLIDENSSGFEHPVLLADLDEDGNLEIYVGSEDQGQLRRYRWEDGKFVKTAVGKLGSGDITWNVQDGKL; encoded by the coding sequence ATGAAAATCGCGCATCTCGCCCGCAATGTGCTCCTCGCCGGCTGCGCCACGGCGCTGGTCGTGGCCTGTCAGAGCGAGGCTCCGAAGCCTGCAAAGACCGAGAAGAAGGCCGCACCCGCTGCCGCTAAGCCGGCACCCAAGCCGCCGGCCGCGAAAGCACCGCCGACGACGCCCCCACCGCAACCGCGGCGCGAGGCGCTCGACGGCGGCCCCTACCCGGCTCTGCTGGTCTCTCAAGCGCAGTTCATCGACGGCCCGAAGGGCCCGGTCCCCGGCCCCGCCAAGCTCACTATCGTCCGGGAGACACCGGACGGCTGGGTGACCTCGGTCGTCGAAGACCCGGACAGCAACGTCTTCCACAAGGCGATGATGTACGGCGACTCGATCCTGACGATCGGTGCGAACAAGGCGATGCTCAAGACCTGGACGTTCGCCGACGGCGCGTGGAAGGAAGAGACCCACTGGAACCCCACGTTCGGCGGCAAGTTCGATCGCCTGCGTGATGTCGAGATGGCCGACGTCGACGGAGACGGCCAGATCGAACTCGTCATCGCGACGCACGATCAGGGCGAGATCGTCATCGTCCACCCCGACGAGGAATGGCGTGTCGAGAAAATCGACGCCCAGACCAACACCTTCGTGCACGAGATCGAGTTGGGTGACGTCGATGGCGACGGCGCACTCGAGATATTCGCGACGCCAAGCAAGCCGAACAAGCTCGACCAGGAGCAGCCGGGCGAGGTCAGCATGTACAAGCGCGGGGAGGACGGCTCGTGGACGAAGTCCATCGTCGACGCCCCGGGCGACACGCACGCAAAGGAGATCCTCGCCGCCAACCCCGACGCCGAGGGCCCGTCGGAGCTCTACATCGTCTGGGAAGGCGCCATGAAGAAGGGCCAGCTGGTCCGTCCGGTCACGATCAAGGAATACCGGATGAAGGACGGTGCCTGGGAGAGCACGGTCGTGACGACGGTGCCCGACCGCCAGATGCGGGCGATCGCCTCGGGCGACGTCAACGCCGACGGCAAGATCGACATGGTCGCCGGCGGCCTCGGCTCGGGCCTGTGGCTCTTCGAGCAGGGCGACGATGGCTGGACCAAGACGCTGATCGACGAGAACTCCTCGGGCTTCGAGCACCCGGTGCTCCTCGCCGACCTCGACGAGGACGGCAACCTCGAGATCTACGTCGGCTCCGAGGATCAGGGTCAGCTTCGTCGTTACCGCTGGGAGGACGGCAAGTTCGTCAAGACCGCCGTCGGCAAGCTCGGCTCCGGGGACATCACCTGGAACGTCCAAGACGGGAAGCTCTGA
- a CDS encoding glycosyltransferase family 39 protein, producing the protein MRIVAGGASDWSDPALLEHLGRAAAALSRAEDPSRIASVGRLLSALLGSFSVLLLWRLLREAVPSKYALFGATVAAVSPLAVIPAHYFAPDVLVLLFGLTAVCCLVRVLEREETAWRIALGVIIGLAVSSHYGGVLLVLLCAATPLVATVPDRRAYMKKMGPVAGIAVLVFAALNASLFLDPQQLLTGPWIQLRRLAGGDHLHVGATANGAIFHLGRNLLPGLTAPVLLIAAAGFVIAMRRRADLPNAARVSFLYGALAYAVAELSPLKPLPGSLRYVLPVLPAVAMGTALAFQALEDRVRPGAFGWLPAAVMVTVLAFPALRSLHIVEGLSDDSRTRADAWIAANAGRTLREPYSSAAPADFATLTSVDLDAARRGGVTHVATSSFVYDTFARGSRLATQNDYVYQRHERYQELFEYPYEEFAPDGPTLGWSNPTVRVLDIREPRPPGRPD; encoded by the coding sequence GTGCGAATCGTCGCCGGCGGCGCCAGCGACTGGAGTGACCCCGCGCTCCTCGAGCATCTCGGTAGGGCCGCTGCAGCTCTCTCCCGTGCCGAAGACCCGAGCCGGATTGCATCCGTCGGTCGCCTTCTCTCGGCCCTGCTCGGCTCTTTCTCGGTCCTGCTTCTCTGGCGACTGCTCCGCGAAGCCGTTCCGTCGAAGTACGCACTTTTCGGGGCGACCGTCGCCGCCGTCAGTCCGCTCGCCGTGATTCCCGCGCACTACTTCGCGCCCGACGTGCTCGTTCTGCTCTTCGGGCTGACCGCCGTCTGCTGCCTCGTACGAGTTCTCGAACGCGAGGAGACTGCATGGCGAATCGCGCTCGGCGTGATCATCGGGCTCGCCGTCTCCTCCCACTATGGAGGAGTGCTTCTCGTGCTGCTCTGCGCGGCCACACCGCTCGTCGCCACGGTCCCCGACCGCCGCGCCTACATGAAGAAAATGGGACCGGTCGCGGGCATCGCCGTTCTGGTCTTCGCCGCATTGAACGCCTCCCTCTTCCTCGATCCCCAGCAGCTTCTCACCGGCCCATGGATCCAGCTCCGACGCCTCGCCGGCGGCGATCACCTCCACGTCGGCGCAACTGCGAACGGCGCCATCTTTCACCTCGGCCGGAACCTGCTCCCCGGGCTGACGGCCCCCGTGCTCCTCATCGCCGCAGCCGGCTTCGTCATCGCGATGCGGCGGCGCGCGGACCTTCCGAACGCCGCGAGGGTCTCGTTTCTCTACGGAGCGCTCGCCTACGCGGTCGCCGAGCTATCGCCCTTGAAGCCACTCCCCGGCTCGCTTCGCTACGTCCTTCCGGTTCTCCCGGCCGTAGCGATGGGGACCGCGCTCGCGTTTCAAGCCCTGGAGGACCGCGTCCGTCCCGGTGCCTTCGGCTGGCTACCCGCGGCCGTGATGGTCACGGTTCTCGCGTTCCCGGCGCTGCGCTCGTTGCACATCGTGGAGGGACTCAGCGACGATTCCCGCACTCGCGCGGACGCGTGGATCGCGGCCAACGCCGGCCGCACCTTGCGAGAACCGTACTCGTCCGCCGCCCCGGCCGACTTCGCGACTCTGACGAGCGTGGACCTCGATGCCGCACGACGCGGCGGCGTCACTCACGTCGCGACCAGCAGCTTCGTCTACGACACGTTCGCCCGCGGCAGCCGACTCGCGACCCAGAACGACTACGTCTACCAGCGCCACGAGCGGTACCAGGAGCTGTTCGAGTACCCCTACGAAGAGTTCGCACCCGACGGGCCCACCTTGGGATGGAGCAATCCGACGGTCCGTGTGCTCGACATCCGCGAACCACGACCGCCCGGACGGCCCGACTAG